A genomic window from Cucumis melo cultivar AY chromosome 8, USDA_Cmelo_AY_1.0, whole genome shotgun sequence includes:
- the LOC103490338 gene encoding uncharacterized protein C24B11.05-like isoform X2 yields the protein MEYDKCYRSKAQIPNFDCLLFDLDDTLYPLSSGLATACKNNIHAYIAEKLGVETSKIPELSNLLYKNYGTTMAGLRAIGYDFDYDEYHRFVHGRLPYDNLKPDPILRNLLLTLPYRKLIFTNADKDHTAKVLNKLGLEDCFEGIICFETLNSPQKSSVLDEKEHIPSSEIFDIIAHFSQPNHPLMELPITPIVCKPSEAAIEWALKIANIDPQRTLFFEDSLRNIQAGKGLGLQTVLVSLLVN from the exons ATGGAATATGATAAGTGTTACAGATCAAAGGCACAAATTCCAAATTTTGATTGTCTtctttttg ATCTTGATGACACTTTGTATCCTTTAAGCTCTGGCTTAGCAACAGCTTGCAAAAACAACATACATG CTTATATAGCTGAAAAACTTGGGGTAGAAACCAGCAAAATCCCAGAATTGAGCAACTTACTTTACAAGAATTATGGAACAACAATGGCTGGTCTCAGA GCCATTGGCTATGACTTTGACTATGATGAATATCATAG GTTTGTCCATGGGAGACTGCCTTATGACAACCTAAAACCTGATCCCATTTTAAGAAACCTTCTCCTAACCCTACCATACAGGAAGCTT ATATTTACCAATGCAGACAAAGATCACACAGCCAAAGTACTGAACAAACTTGGATTAGAAGATTGCTTTGAAGGCATTATATGCTTTGAAACCCTCAATTCTCCACAAAAAAGCTCTGTTTTAGATGAAAAAGAGCATATTCCAAGCAGTGAGATTTTTGATATAATTGCCCATTTCTCTCAACCAAATCACCCTCTAATGGAGTTGCCTATTACACCTATCGTTTGTAAACCATCAGAAGCTGCCATTGAATGGGCTCTCAAGATTGCAAACATTGACCCTCAAAGAACA ttgttttttgaAGATAGCCTTAGGAACATTCAAGCAGGCAAGGGACTTGGGCTTCAAACTGTGTTGGTAAGTTTGCTAGTGAATTAA
- the LOC103490338 gene encoding uncharacterized protein C24B11.05-like isoform X1, with translation MEYDKCYRSKAQIPNFDCLLFDLDDTLYPLSSGLATACKNNIHAYIAEKLGVETSKIPELSNLLYKNYGTTMAGLRAIGYDFDYDEYHRFVHGRLPYDNLKPDPILRNLLLTLPYRKLIFTNADKDHTAKVLNKLGLEDCFEGIICFETLNSPQKSSVLDEKEHIPSSEIFDIIAHFSQPNHPLMELPITPIVCKPSEAAIEWALKIANIDPQRTLFFEDSLRNIQAGKGLGLQTVLVGTSHRSKGADYAIESIHNIKEAIPELCEVEMKSELNYSANNNNVAVETSVTA, from the exons ATGGAATATGATAAGTGTTACAGATCAAAGGCACAAATTCCAAATTTTGATTGTCTtctttttg ATCTTGATGACACTTTGTATCCTTTAAGCTCTGGCTTAGCAACAGCTTGCAAAAACAACATACATG CTTATATAGCTGAAAAACTTGGGGTAGAAACCAGCAAAATCCCAGAATTGAGCAACTTACTTTACAAGAATTATGGAACAACAATGGCTGGTCTCAGA GCCATTGGCTATGACTTTGACTATGATGAATATCATAG GTTTGTCCATGGGAGACTGCCTTATGACAACCTAAAACCTGATCCCATTTTAAGAAACCTTCTCCTAACCCTACCATACAGGAAGCTT ATATTTACCAATGCAGACAAAGATCACACAGCCAAAGTACTGAACAAACTTGGATTAGAAGATTGCTTTGAAGGCATTATATGCTTTGAAACCCTCAATTCTCCACAAAAAAGCTCTGTTTTAGATGAAAAAGAGCATATTCCAAGCAGTGAGATTTTTGATATAATTGCCCATTTCTCTCAACCAAATCACCCTCTAATGGAGTTGCCTATTACACCTATCGTTTGTAAACCATCAGAAGCTGCCATTGAATGGGCTCTCAAGATTGCAAACATTGACCCTCAAAGAACA ttgttttttgaAGATAGCCTTAGGAACATTCAAGCAGGCAAGGGACTTGGGCTTCAAACTGTGTTG GTTGGGACATCCCATAGAAGTAAAGGAGCAGATTATGCAATTGAAAGCATTCACAACATAAAGGAAGCAATACCAGAGCTTTGTGAAGTTGAAATGAAATCAGAACTCAATTATTCAGCCAATAATAACAATGTAGCAGTGGAGACTTCTGTCACAGcttaa